The following are encoded together in the Planctobacterium marinum genome:
- a CDS encoding succinylglutamate desuccinylase/aspartoacylase family protein, translating into MAEALIIGNTLIKPGSRVKLELPAAKLYTDTEISIPVEVIHARKPGPVIFISAAIHGDELNGIEIIRRLLTKKSFRLSKGTIIAVPIVNVYGMLNQSRYMPDRRDLNRSFPGSAKGSLTGRLAHLFLSEIVSKCQYGIDLHTGAIHRSNFPQIRANLNDEETMELARTFGVPVVLNAEIREGSLREAAASKGCKVLLYEAGQALRFDELSIRAGLKGVLNVLSQLGMIRKRKPSKTVEPFISNHSFWVRAISSGTVTDRKRLGDHVKKGDVLAEINSPIGDTVDLLKAPNSGVIIGKQNIPLVQEGDAMYHIADFETPRQVAEHIEQLQDDLLPEEDNKTMDQDL; encoded by the coding sequence ATGGCAGAAGCACTGATTATCGGGAATACCCTGATAAAACCGGGTTCCAGGGTAAAACTGGAATTACCCGCAGCAAAACTGTATACCGACACGGAAATATCCATTCCGGTTGAGGTCATTCATGCTCGCAAACCCGGCCCGGTTATATTCATCAGTGCCGCGATCCACGGTGATGAGTTAAATGGTATCGAAATTATCAGACGGCTGCTGACCAAAAAGTCATTTCGATTGTCCAAAGGCACTATCATTGCAGTGCCTATTGTCAACGTTTATGGCATGCTCAATCAAAGTCGCTATATGCCGGATCGCCGCGATTTAAACCGCAGCTTTCCGGGCTCAGCTAAAGGCTCTCTAACGGGGCGTCTGGCCCACTTGTTTCTGTCAGAGATTGTGAGCAAATGCCAATACGGTATCGATTTGCACACGGGGGCAATCCATCGCAGTAACTTCCCTCAGATACGCGCCAACCTGAATGATGAAGAAACCATGGAGTTAGCCAGAACTTTTGGCGTGCCGGTGGTGCTCAATGCAGAAATCAGGGAAGGTTCATTACGTGAAGCCGCCGCCTCAAAAGGTTGTAAAGTGCTTCTATATGAAGCCGGGCAGGCACTGCGATTTGATGAGCTTTCCATTCGCGCGGGGCTAAAAGGCGTGCTCAATGTGCTATCGCAACTGGGTATGATCCGTAAGCGCAAGCCATCAAAAACCGTAGAGCCCTTTATCTCAAATCACAGCTTTTGGGTAAGAGCCATTAGTAGTGGAACGGTGACCGACCGCAAACGTTTGGGCGACCATGTTAAAAAAGGCGATGTTTTAGCTGAAATTAACAGCCCAATTGGCGACACAGTTGATTTGCTAAAAGCACCGAATAGTGGTGTTATTATCGGTAAGCAAAACATCCCGCTTGTGCAAGAAGGTGATGCTATGTATCACATTGCAGATTTTGAAACGCCCAGGCAAGTGGCTGAGCACATAGAACAACTGCAAGATGACTTATTACCTGAAGAAGATAACAAAACGATGGACCAGGACTTATGA
- a CDS encoding ATP-dependent zinc protease family protein, with the protein MSNNTQHPQFDGKMVIGVAEKIDLPELGLSSVATRIDTGAKTSALHVDHIDVDEEAGKVKFWFHPDSHDVDKIIKCSAKIHDIRWIKSSNGEKERRCVIKTPAQIGDLHWDIELTLTDRSVMKHLMLLGREALTTHFVIDPSDDYLAD; encoded by the coding sequence ATGAGCAACAATACGCAACACCCACAATTTGACGGCAAAATGGTAATTGGTGTCGCCGAAAAAATAGATTTACCGGAGTTGGGCTTGTCCAGCGTCGCGACGCGCATCGACACTGGTGCCAAAACTTCGGCACTACATGTTGATCACATCGATGTAGACGAAGAGGCCGGTAAAGTGAAATTTTGGTTTCACCCCGACTCACACGACGTAGACAAAATCATAAAGTGCTCTGCCAAGATACACGATATTCGTTGGATTAAGTCGTCAAACGGTGAAAAAGAACGTCGTTGTGTCATTAAAACTCCGGCTCAAATTGGAGATTTACATTGGGACATCGAGCTGACTCTCACTGACCGCTCCGTTATGAAACATTTGATGTTACTGGGCAGAGAAGCACTTACAACCCATTTTGTAATAGACCCTTCAGACGATTACCTGGCGGATTGA
- a CDS encoding universal stress protein, whose translation MTEQLIKSITWLVDGRHDVHPAVTDKVLTLAKLQQAKINLIFDNRLRARERHYWFLFEQSEQVESDWRQQQQLKQQALKDALEESQISYNFEIVENANYLDSVKKYQKTIKNSLVVIQDQAPGDRHPVFQDLANINSHILLLTPKPWSKNMSLLGAVDPLHEHSRPEDMDFVISRKTQHLAKLFKCEWFIGHACHIPASFVQYKHKISTLHRQGLDDFMARIGVTSKHGILLSGLPERALPEWIAKQKTDILLLGNVTRNALFSHLVGSTTAALLSKPPCDMLLVKSQASS comes from the coding sequence GTGACAGAACAACTGATTAAAAGTATTACCTGGCTTGTTGACGGTCGTCACGACGTGCATCCGGCCGTTACAGATAAAGTGTTAACCTTGGCCAAATTGCAACAAGCCAAAATCAACCTGATTTTCGACAACAGATTACGGGCTCGCGAACGCCATTATTGGTTTTTATTCGAGCAGTCTGAGCAGGTGGAAAGCGATTGGCGTCAACAGCAACAGCTTAAACAACAAGCGCTTAAAGACGCACTTGAGGAAAGTCAGATTTCATATAACTTTGAAATTGTAGAAAATGCCAATTATCTGGACAGTGTAAAAAAATACCAGAAAACCATCAAAAACAGTCTGGTTGTCATTCAAGATCAAGCTCCCGGCGACCGCCACCCAGTGTTTCAAGACCTGGCCAACATCAACAGTCATATCTTACTTTTGACGCCAAAGCCCTGGTCAAAAAATATGAGCCTGTTAGGTGCAGTAGATCCCTTGCATGAACACTCACGACCTGAGGATATGGATTTCGTCATTTCCAGAAAAACCCAACACCTGGCAAAATTATTTAAATGTGAGTGGTTTATCGGGCACGCCTGTCATATCCCGGCGTCCTTTGTTCAATACAAACATAAAATATCCACTTTGCATCGACAAGGATTGGACGATTTTATGGCGCGGATTGGGGTCACCAGCAAGCATGGTATCTTACTGTCGGGATTACCGGAACGCGCACTTCCCGAATGGATTGCCAAACAAAAAACCGACATTTTATTACTGGGTAATGTCACTCGTAATGCCTTGTTCTCACATCTTGTCGGCAGCACTACCGCGGCTTTACTTAGCAAACCACCCTGTGACATGTTGTTAGTGAAAAGTCAGGCTTCTAGCTGA